A single Brassica rapa cultivar Chiifu-401-42 chromosome A04, CAAS_Brap_v3.01, whole genome shotgun sequence DNA region contains:
- the LOC103865835 gene encoding E3 ubiquitin-protein ligase SHPRH, whose translation MGRRKQPKPQRSLGLNDEKQVSGEEAEGSRRRKKKKESVEDIDKPYYVNICSSSEEKQERQHFDIAEVVLTNLTLIEGGSGVDCSSRFRLCNVTNFIDRIKLGYWPVLSPSDVTLELVDGSVVWSGGFDGPGEGVCGLAHLASIKFLTLRVVPGGNEGLLSPRVRVELLQEAFDACESLLENTRQRWKNSMIHVMSWLRPEVMTSEARYGTELNLKEDERSITQEDSSEQSRFDAAAFYEAIKPSKTDVMLEDDITDLLPELRPYQRRAAHWMVQRERGDPITLGDKEEFISPLSISIGFLDSAAKMFFNPFSGNISLEPEYCSPRIPGGILADEMGLGKTVELLACIFSHRKPDEDETSVVTNGSPVTDDLKTGLKRVKRERVECKCGAVSKSRKYKGVWVQCDMCDAWQHADCVGYSPKWTRKKAICQDVDEKASEKKSKKDAVEVVVKQGEYVCQMCSELLQVTASPISTGATLIVCPSPILQQWHSEITRHTRLGSLVTCIYEGVRNASHSKEPTVDIITDLLNADIVLTSYDVLRDDLTHDGDRHDGDRHCLRFQKKYPVIPTPLTRIFWWRVCLDEAQMVERNTAAATEMALRLYTKHRWCITGTPIQRKLDDLYGLLRFLKANPFDVSRWWTEVIREPYERRDAKAMEFTHKFFKQLMWRSSKIHVADELQLPPQEECVSWLKFSAIEEHFYSRQHETCGSYAREVIETLKRDILKRGHSSSDNPLITHAEAAKLLNSLLKLRQACCHPQVGNSGLPSLQQTPMTMEQILMVLVKKTQSEGEEALRVLIVALNGIAAISMLKQEFSEAVSLYKEALNITEEHAEDFRLDPLLNIHILHNLAEILPLVQSHKRDVKDDDHHRAAKRQRINELDSSTHASSESGLKKDGEYHEECKTLDTVCDTLKVKYLSAFNTKLSSAQQEYKKSYDQVSESLRNIGKQRSVWWLDALQLAEQNKDFTSELTRKIEEAIHGSSRESSRYRTIHGMKLHLQTCMDTLESSRKTVMDKLLEIDQTMEKPRSEDIECIGNCKYCNKKDDGPTCIHCELDERFQEYEARLFRLNKSRGGVMEHASAEEMVDLQKKKSARNHFFFGLSSRNKDVDNEEPTKRNAGDSVIVSKSPSETEVVLGVIRNHCKSYLDSEGKSAAKKHLKTLEVMRKEYAHARDLARAQANLLRAYDEIKMATMRLQLRESEDDTAIYALSLDELDAASVQNTNDKFLAQSSLLSIKGKLRYLKGLIETKQKQEESQDHSSPIEETAKALDPVEQERENVLKREEACPICHETLRNQKMVFQCGHSTCCKCFFSMTERGSVHETMRKWVMCPICRQHTDVGNIAYADDRQNGYSSGQDHRENEASLSVQGSYGTKIEAVTRRLLWIKSSDPEAKVLVFSSWNDVLDVLEHAFSANGITFIRMKGGRKAPTAISKFKGSEKESIQVLLLLVQHGANGLNLLEAQHVVLVEPLLNPAAEAQAVGRVHRIGQDKPTLVHRFLVTGTVEDSIYKLNRSKDVNVSSFSSSRNTKNQDQQNLTLRDLECLFASPPAEETEENEGDGERNLRDLPPSVAAAMAAERRMKESNDASTSS comes from the exons ATGGGTAGGAGAAAGCAACCCAAGCCGCAGCGTTCATTGGGATTGAACGATGAAAAGCAAGTCTCCGGCGAGGAGGCAGAGGGTTCTCgccggaggaagaagaagaaggagagtgTTGAAGATATCGACAAGCCATATTATGTGAACATATGTTCTTCAAGTGAGGAGAAGCAGGAGAGACAACACTTTGACATAGCTGAAGTTGTTCTCACTAATTTAACTTTAATAGAAGGTGGTTCTGGTGTTGATTGTTCGTCACGGTTTCGTCTGTGCAATGTGACTAACTTTATTGATCGGATCAAGCTCGGTTACTGGCCTGTGTTGAGTCCTAGTGATGTGACTTTGGAGCTGGTTGATGGGTCAGTGGTTTGGTCTGGGGGTTTTGATGGTCCAGGCGAAGGTGTTTGTGGTCTTGCTCATTTGGCGAGTATAAAGTTTTTGACTTTGAGGGTTGTCCCTGGTGGTAATGAGGGGTTGTTGTCTCCTAGAGTTAGAGTTGAGTTGCTTCAGGAGGCTTTTGATGCGTGTGAGTCTCTTCTTGAGAACACAAGGCAGAGGTGGAAAAATAGTATGATTCATGTCATGTCTTGGTTGAGGCCGGAGGTGATGACATCAGAGGCTAGGTATGGGACGGAACTAAACTTGAAGGAGGATGAGAGATCGATAACTCAGGAGGACTCTAGTGAACAGTCTAGGTTTGATGCTGCTGCTTTTTATGAAGCCATAAAGCCATCTAA GACGGATGTGATGCTTGAAGATGATATAACTGATTTGCTCCCAGAACTTAGGCCGTACCAACGACGTGCAGCTCATTGGATGGTGCAGCGAGAGAGAGGAGATCCAATAACTTTGGGAGACAAAGAAGAATTCATCTCACCTTTGTCAATCTCCATTGGGTTTCTTGACTCTGCTGCAAAAATGTTCTTTAACCCATTCAG TGGGAATATCTCATTGGAACCAGAGTATTGTTCACCTCGAATTCCGGGCGGTATCCTTGCTG ATGAGATGGGATTGGGGAAAACAGTTGAACTACTTGCATGCATCTTCTCTCATCGAAAACCAGACGAGGATGAAACATCTGTTGTGACTAATGGGTCACCAGTAACCGATGATTTAAAAACTGGCTTGAAGAGAGTGAAAAGGGAACGTGTTGAGTGCAAATGTGGAGCTGTCAGTAAAAGCCGCAAATACAAAGGAGTTTGGGTACAGTGTGACATGTGTGATGCTTGGCAGCATGCAGACTGTGTAGGTTATTCACCTAAATGGACAAGAAAGAAGGCTATTTGCCAAGATGTTGATGAAAAAGCATCTGAAAAGAAGAGCAAAAAAGACGCTGTTGAAGTTGTTGTCAAACAAGGTGAATATGTTTGCCAGATGTGCTCTGAGCTTCTTCAAGTCACTGCCTCTCCCATCTCCACAGGTGCCACTCTTATTGTCTGTCCATCTCCTATATTACAGCAATGGCATTCCGAGATTACACG CCATACACGCTTGGGTTCTCTTGTGACATGTATCTATGAAGGTGTGAGGAATGCCTCACACTCCAAAGAACCTACGGTGGACATCATCACTGATCTCCTCAATGCGGACATTGTTTTAACAAGCTATGATGTCCTCAGAGATGACTTGACTCATGATGGAGACAGGCATGATGGTGATCGGCACTGTCTTAGATTCCAGAAAAAGTATCCTGTGATTCCTACTCCACTCACAAGAATATTCTGGTGGAGGGTTTGCTTGGATGAGGCCCAGATGGTGGAGAGGAATACAGCTGCTGCAACAGAGATGGCTTTGAGATTATACACTAAACACCGTTGGTGTATCACCGGAACTCCTATACAACGCAAACTTGATGACTTGTATGGACTGTTGAGGTTCCTTAAAGCAAATCCTTTCGATGTTTCAAGATGGTGGACTGAAGTCATAAGAGAACCATATGAG AGGCGAGACGCAAAGGCCATGGAGTTTACTCATAAATTTTTCAAACAACTCATGTGGCGTTCTTCAAAAATCCACGTGGCTGATGAGCTGCAGCTTCCACCTCAAGAGGAATGCGTTTCATGGCTCAAATTCTCCGCGATTGAAGAGCACTTTTATAGCAGGCAGCATGAGACTTGTGGGAGTTACGCCCGTGAAGTTATAGAAACTTTGAAACGTGATATTCTCAAAAGAGGTCATAGTTCTTCTGATAATCCTTTAATCACTCATGCCGAAGCTGCAAAGCTCTTGAACTCGCTCTTGAAACTGCGCCAAGCTTGCTGCCACCCTCAAGTAGGGAACTCTGGTTTACCTTCGTTGCAACAAACGCCAATGACCATGGAACAGATTCTTATG gtcCTTGTGAAAAAGACTCAGAGCGAAGGAGAAGAAGCTCTTAGAGTGTTGATCGTTGCTTTAAACGGGATTGCTGCTATTTCCATGCTTAAGCAAGAGTTTTCCGAAGCGGTATCGTTATACAAGGAAGCATTGAATATAACTGAAGAGCACGCTGAAGATTTTCGTCTTGATCCATTGTTGAATATTCATATCCTTCACAATCTAGCCGAGATACTACCACTGGTTCAAAGCCACAAAAGAGATGTGAAAGATGACGATCATCATCGTGCAGCGAAAAGGCAAAGGATCAATGAGCTTGATAGTTCAACTCATGCTTCTTCAGAAAGTGGTTTAAAGAAAGATGGAGAGTATCATGAAGAGTGCAAAACTCTGGATACAGTTTGTGACACATTGAAAGTTAAGTATTTATCCGCATTCAACACAAAACTCTCTTCAGCACAGCAGGAGTACAAAAAATCATACGATCAG GTTTCCGAGTCTTTGAGAAACATTGGGAAACAACGTTCGGTTTGGTGGTTAGATGCCCTCCAACTTGCTGAACAAAATAAAGATTTCACCAGCGAGTTGACCAGGAAGATTGAAGAGGCCATCCATGGCTCCTCCAGAGAATCTTCTCG ATATAGAACCATACATGGGATGAAACTTCACCTGCAGACATGTATGGATACGCTAGAAAGCTCTAGAAAAACAGTGATGGATAAGCTTTTAGAGATCGACCAGACTATGGAGAAACCAAGATCGGAGGATATTGAGTGTATTGGTAATTGCAAGTATTGTAATAAGAAAGACGATGGCCCTACCTGTATTCATTGCGAGCTAGATGAACGATTCCAGGAATATGAGGCTAGGCTGTTCCGTCTTAACAAATCTCGTGGAGGAGTAATGGAACATGCATCTGCTGAAGAGATGGTAGATCTACAGAAGAAGAAGTCTGCTCGTAATCATTTCTTTTTCGGTTTGTCATCGAGAAACAAGGATGTTGACAACGAAGAACCCACCAAAAGAAATGCTGGTGACTCCGTTATT GTTTCAAAATCTCCATCTGAGACGGAAGTGGTTCTTGGTGTGATAAGAAACCATTGCAAATCTTATTTAGACAGTGAAGGCAAATCAGCAgctaaaaaacatttaaaaactcTTGAG GTGATGAGGAAGGAATATGCACATGCAAGGGACTTGGCTAGGGCTCAAGCTAACCTCCTACGTGCCTATGATGAGATTAAGATGGCGACAATGAGACTACAGCTTAGAGAATCTGAAGATGACACGGCCATTTATGCTTTGAGCCTTGATGAGTTAGACGCTGCTAGTGTCCAGAACACTAATGATAAATTTTTGGCTCAGTCCTCATTACTTAGTATAAAAGGGAAGCTTCGTTATCTGAAG GGGTTGATAGAAACCaaacagaaacaagaagagAGTCAAGATCACTCCTCACCAATAGAGGAAACGGCTAAGGCTTTAGATCCTGTTGAACAGGAAAGAGAAAACGTTCTAAAGCGAGAGGAAGCATGTCCTATTTGTCATGAAACCCTACGAAATCAGAAGATGGTTTTCCAGTGTGGGCACAGCACTTGCTGTAAAT GCTTTTTCTCCATGACAGAGCGTGGTTCCGTTCATGAAACTATGCGAAAGTGGGTGATGTGTCCAATATGCAGGCAACATACAGATGTTGGAAACATTGCGTATGCTGATGACAGACAAAACGGGTACTCGTCAGGTCAAGACCACAGAGAAAACGAAGCATCATTATCTGTTCAAGGTTCATATGGAACAAAG ATTGAAGCTGTTACTAGAAGACTCTTATGGATCAAGTCAAGTGACCCGGAAGCTAAGGTTCTTGTTTTCTCCAGCTGGAACGATGTTCTTGATGTGTTGGAACATGCCTTCTCTGCCAACGGCATCACTTTCATTCGGATGAAAGGAGGAAG AAAAGCACCGACGGCAATTAGCAAATTCAAGGGTTCAGAGAAAGAATCGATCCAAGTCCTACTGCTTCTGGTGCAGCATGGTGCCAATGGTCTTAATCTTCTGGAAGCACAGCATGTTGTTCTAGTGGAGCCGCTTCTGAATCCAGCTGCAGAAGCGCAAGCTGTTGGGCGTGTTCATCGGATAGGACAAGATAAGCCTACTCTAGTTCATCGCTTCCTG GTAACGGGTACAGTGGAAGACAGCATCTACAAGCTGAACAGGAGCAAGGACGTAAACGTAAGCTCATTTAGCAGCAGCAGGAATACAAAGAATCAAGATCAACAGAATCTGACACTAAGAGACCTAGAGTGTCTATTTGCTTCACCACCAGCAGAAGAGACGGAAGAAAACGAGGGAGATGGAGAGAGGAATCTGAGAGATCTACCGCCCTCAGTCGCTGCAGCTATGGCAGCCGAGAGGAGAATGAAAGAAAGTAATGATGCGTCAACATCATCATGA
- the LOC103865836 gene encoding probable RNA-binding protein EIF1AD, with protein sequence MNRGRRNLKQAASEQDFTLEECQSIAQVVSLRGSNQIEIMDAKGENSLALFPAKFRESMWIRRGSFVVIDHTGKEKAQESGSKVTSIVCKVLFFEQIRLLQKSPEWPEIYRDAKPVPADESSQIPIPQDDDIDLSDESDDGMPPLEANTNRLRPFGVQCDAETDSGSDSDS encoded by the exons ATGAACAGAGGAAGGAGGAATCTGAAACAAGCGGCGTCGGAGCAGGACTTCACGCTTGAGGAATGTCAGAGCATCGCTCAGGTCGTCTCTCTCAGAGGTTCCAATCAAATTGAG ATAATGGATGCAAAAGGAGAGAACTCATTAGCCTTGTTTCCAGCCAAGTTTCGTGAGAGCATGTGGATCAGACGAG GAAGCTTTGTAGTGATTGATCATACAGGAAAGGAAAAGGCACAAGAATCTGGAAGCAAAGTTACATCAATTGTCTGTAAAGTTCTCTTCTTTGAGCAAATCCGTCTCCTCCAAAAGTCTCCTGAATG GCCAGAGATCTACAGAGATGCCAAGCCAGTTCCAGCTGATGAAAGCTCTCAAATCCCCATCCCACAGGACGATGATATAGATTTGAGTGATGAGAGTGATGATGGGATGCCTCCACTGGAAGCAAACACAAACAGGTTGAGACCGTTTGGGGTGCAGTGTGATGCGGAAACAGATTCTGGATCAGATTCTGACTCATAG
- the LOC103865837 gene encoding endoglucanase 21 isoform X1, producing the protein MRREVELQEVDWTAFPKPSEEMQSSWLLQHSPKPKKKTVRKRTCAWTLAFIGVVIAFSMTVRALTHRHHYQQQAPGAYNMALHTGLKFFNSQRSGRLPDQNNITWRGDSCIQDGKYPGSSHPNLSGGYYDGGDAIKSNFKMSFAMTMLSWSVIEYHAKYQQLGELSHVEGIIKWGTDYFLKTFDSSAADSIHDMVSQVTKQRFLRLCMFKCFHLLLQVCFPFKQVGSEGTERYCWMRPEDIDYERKVHICISECPNLAAEMAAALASASIVFSENDAYSQKLIQGAKILYRFAESSIKGSGRSARSSWDELLWGGVWLYYATGDATYLDRVTTLALADPSDSFSRDSGVFSWNTKLAGAQLLLTRMRLFLSPGYPAEEVLRKFHNQISIVMCSYLPSFNKFNRTKGGLIQLNNGDPQPLQYAANAAFLAALYGDYLEASDTRGWSCGPNVYFTNVLRDFSRSQVDYILGKNPENISYVVGYGERYPKHVHHRGASIPKNRKESCKGGWKWRESSKENPNVIEGAMVAGPDGHDVFHDVRTANYTEPTLTGNAGLVAALVALSGEKHMLDKNRMFSGVPPLFPDVPPPPAPWTP; encoded by the exons ATGAGAAGAGAAGTGGAACTGCAAGAGGTGGACTGGACGGCTTTTCCAAAACCGTCGGAAGAGATGCAGAGTAGCTGGCTATTGCAGCACTCACCGAAGCCCAAGAAGAAAACTGTAAGGAAACGGACTTGTGCCTGGACGCTAGCCTTCATTGGGGTGGTTATAGCGTTTTCGATGACGGTTAGAGCTCTCACGCATCGCCACCACTACCAGCAACAAGCGCCTGGCGCTTATAACATGGCGCTTCACACCGGACTGAAGTTCTTCAATAGCCAGAGAT CTGGGCGCTTGCCAGACCAAAACAACATTACCTGGAGAGGCGATTCCTGTATTCAAGATGGGAAGTATCCTGGGAGCAGCCACCCAAACCTGTCTGGAGGTTATTATGATGGTGGCGACGCGATAAAGTCTAATTTCAAGATGTCTTTTGCGATGACCATGTTGAGCTGGAGTGTCATCGAATATCATGCCAAGTACCAACAACTCGGCGAACTCAGCCATGTTGAAGGAATTATCAAATGGGGAACTGATTACTTTCTCAAGACTTTCGACTCTAGTGCTGCCGATTCAATCCATGATATGGTGTCACAGGTTACAAAACAAAGATTCTTACGACTTTGCATGTTTAAGTGTTTCCATCTGTTATTACAAGTTTGTTTTCCTTTTAAACAGGTCGGATCTGAAGGAACTGAGCGTTACTGCTGGATGCGCCCTGAGGACATAGATTACGAAAGAAAAGTACATATATGCATCAGTGAATGCCCTAATCTTGCTGCAGAAATGGCGGCTGCACTTGCATCAGCGTCCATAGTTTTCAGTGAAAACGATGCGTATTCTCAGAAGCTTATTCAAGGCGCCAAGATTCTCTACAGGTTTGCAGAGTCTTCTATCAAAGGCAGTGGTAGAAGCGCAAGATCGTCTTGGGATGAGCTTCTATGGGGTGGGGTTTGGCTCTACTACGCCACTGGAGATGCAACTTACCTCGACCGGGTAACGACTCTTGCGTTGGCCGATCCTTCTGATTCTTTCTCGCGTGACTCTGGCGTGTTCAGTTGGAACACAAAACTAGCAGGGGCGCAG CTGCTTTTGACCCGGATGAGATTGTTTTTGAGCCCTGGATATCCAGCTGAAGAGGTTTTGAGGAAATTTCATAATCAGATCAGCATCGTTATGTGCTCTTACTTACCGTCTTTCAACAAGTTCAATAGAACTAAAG GAGGTTTGATCCAGTTAAACAATGGAGATCCCCAGCCTCTCCAATATGCTGCAAACGCGGCTTTCCTAGCCGCTTTATACGGTGATTACCTAGAGGCTTCTGATACTCGTGGATGGTCATGTGGGCCTAATGTCTACTTTACTAACGTACTAAGGGACTTCTCGAGATCGCAA GTTGATTACATTCTCGGGAAAAATCCTGAAAACATTAGCTATGTCGTGGGATATGGGGAGCGTTACCCAAAACATGTACACCACAGAGGCGCTTCGATACCAAAGAACCGGAAAGAGAGCTGCAAGGGAGGGTGGAAATGGAGAGAAAGCTCAAAGGAAAACCCAAATGTGATTGAAGGAGCAATGGTCGCTGGACCGGACGGGCATGATGTGTTCCATGATGTTCGTACCGCAAACTATACAGAGCCGACCCTGACGGGAAATGCGGGACTCGTCGCTGCTCTAGTTGCTTTATCAGGAGAGAAACACATGCTTGACAAGAACCGTATGTTCTCTGGCGTGCCTCCCTTGTTTCCGGACGTACCTCCGCCACCAGCTCCTTGGACACCTTAG
- the LOC103865837 gene encoding endoglucanase 21 isoform X2, translated as MRREVELQEVDWTAFPKPSEEMQSSWLLQHSPKPKKKTVRKRTCAWTLAFIGVVIAFSMTVRALTHRHHYQQQAPGAYNMALHTGLKFFNSQRSGRLPDQNNITWRGDSCIQDGKYPGSSHPNLSGGYYDGGDAIKSNFKMSFAMTMLSWSVIEYHAKYQQLGELSHVEGIIKWGTDYFLKTFDSSAADSIHDMVSQVGSEGTERYCWMRPEDIDYERKVHICISECPNLAAEMAAALASASIVFSENDAYSQKLIQGAKILYRFAESSIKGSGRSARSSWDELLWGGVWLYYATGDATYLDRVTTLALADPSDSFSRDSGVFSWNTKLAGAQLLLTRMRLFLSPGYPAEEVLRKFHNQISIVMCSYLPSFNKFNRTKGGLIQLNNGDPQPLQYAANAAFLAALYGDYLEASDTRGWSCGPNVYFTNVLRDFSRSQVDYILGKNPENISYVVGYGERYPKHVHHRGASIPKNRKESCKGGWKWRESSKENPNVIEGAMVAGPDGHDVFHDVRTANYTEPTLTGNAGLVAALVALSGEKHMLDKNRMFSGVPPLFPDVPPPPAPWTP; from the exons ATGAGAAGAGAAGTGGAACTGCAAGAGGTGGACTGGACGGCTTTTCCAAAACCGTCGGAAGAGATGCAGAGTAGCTGGCTATTGCAGCACTCACCGAAGCCCAAGAAGAAAACTGTAAGGAAACGGACTTGTGCCTGGACGCTAGCCTTCATTGGGGTGGTTATAGCGTTTTCGATGACGGTTAGAGCTCTCACGCATCGCCACCACTACCAGCAACAAGCGCCTGGCGCTTATAACATGGCGCTTCACACCGGACTGAAGTTCTTCAATAGCCAGAGAT CTGGGCGCTTGCCAGACCAAAACAACATTACCTGGAGAGGCGATTCCTGTATTCAAGATGGGAAGTATCCTGGGAGCAGCCACCCAAACCTGTCTGGAGGTTATTATGATGGTGGCGACGCGATAAAGTCTAATTTCAAGATGTCTTTTGCGATGACCATGTTGAGCTGGAGTGTCATCGAATATCATGCCAAGTACCAACAACTCGGCGAACTCAGCCATGTTGAAGGAATTATCAAATGGGGAACTGATTACTTTCTCAAGACTTTCGACTCTAGTGCTGCCGATTCAATCCATGATATGGTGTCACAG GTCGGATCTGAAGGAACTGAGCGTTACTGCTGGATGCGCCCTGAGGACATAGATTACGAAAGAAAAGTACATATATGCATCAGTGAATGCCCTAATCTTGCTGCAGAAATGGCGGCTGCACTTGCATCAGCGTCCATAGTTTTCAGTGAAAACGATGCGTATTCTCAGAAGCTTATTCAAGGCGCCAAGATTCTCTACAGGTTTGCAGAGTCTTCTATCAAAGGCAGTGGTAGAAGCGCAAGATCGTCTTGGGATGAGCTTCTATGGGGTGGGGTTTGGCTCTACTACGCCACTGGAGATGCAACTTACCTCGACCGGGTAACGACTCTTGCGTTGGCCGATCCTTCTGATTCTTTCTCGCGTGACTCTGGCGTGTTCAGTTGGAACACAAAACTAGCAGGGGCGCAG CTGCTTTTGACCCGGATGAGATTGTTTTTGAGCCCTGGATATCCAGCTGAAGAGGTTTTGAGGAAATTTCATAATCAGATCAGCATCGTTATGTGCTCTTACTTACCGTCTTTCAACAAGTTCAATAGAACTAAAG GAGGTTTGATCCAGTTAAACAATGGAGATCCCCAGCCTCTCCAATATGCTGCAAACGCGGCTTTCCTAGCCGCTTTATACGGTGATTACCTAGAGGCTTCTGATACTCGTGGATGGTCATGTGGGCCTAATGTCTACTTTACTAACGTACTAAGGGACTTCTCGAGATCGCAA GTTGATTACATTCTCGGGAAAAATCCTGAAAACATTAGCTATGTCGTGGGATATGGGGAGCGTTACCCAAAACATGTACACCACAGAGGCGCTTCGATACCAAAGAACCGGAAAGAGAGCTGCAAGGGAGGGTGGAAATGGAGAGAAAGCTCAAAGGAAAACCCAAATGTGATTGAAGGAGCAATGGTCGCTGGACCGGACGGGCATGATGTGTTCCATGATGTTCGTACCGCAAACTATACAGAGCCGACCCTGACGGGAAATGCGGGACTCGTCGCTGCTCTAGTTGCTTTATCAGGAGAGAAACACATGCTTGACAAGAACCGTATGTTCTCTGGCGTGCCTCCCTTGTTTCCGGACGTACCTCCGCCACCAGCTCCTTGGACACCTTAG